From Natrinema salaciae, the proteins below share one genomic window:
- a CDS encoding DsrE/DsrF/DrsH-like family protein has product ELGDDGKKMTIVATKGSFDMAYPPLILASTAAAFGWDVVVFHTFWGLDILHEEKSADLKLSAVGNPNMPLPNSIAALPGMDRMATKMMQKKIDENGTATIQELIDLSLEQGVDLQACQMTIELMDYDEDDFYDGVTTGVGAATALQHMAESDVQLLV; this is encoded by the coding sequence GAACTCGGCGACGACGGCAAAAAGATGACCATCGTCGCGACCAAGGGCAGCTTCGACATGGCCTACCCGCCGCTGATCCTCGCGAGCACGGCCGCTGCCTTCGGCTGGGACGTCGTCGTCTTCCACACCTTCTGGGGACTCGACATCCTCCACGAGGAGAAGTCGGCGGACCTCAAACTGAGCGCCGTCGGCAACCCGAACATGCCGCTGCCGAACTCGATCGCCGCCCTTCCCGGGATGGACCGCATGGCCACTAAGATGATGCAGAAGAAAATCGACGAAAACGGCACCGCCACCATCCAGGAACTCATCGACCTCTCCCTCGAGCAGGGCGTCGACCTCCAGGCCTGCCAGATGACCATCGAACTGATGGACTACGACGAAGACGACTTCTACGACGGCGTCACGACCGGCGTCGGAGCCGCTACCGCCCTCCAGCACATGGCCGAGTCCGACGTGCAACTCCTCGTCTGA